One Mycobacterium marseillense DNA window includes the following coding sequences:
- a CDS encoding DUF4226 domain-containing protein, with amino-acid sequence MSAYDDLLATVKSVRDRTGDPNAWQTGLAPTEVSAVITPTTRTDQLEAIARKIRRQHADVFGAAPASGPSTGRPPEGTATPPDRESGAAADAIASAEAALAQQNSASSQLDMQVVSAILNAHLSAVDGREALTKLQHETEAAVRIRSDLDTPAGARDFQRFLIGKLRDIRAVVLNASLDDTSKSALMAAWTSLYDASKNEPDRPGEHAPAAAVAESPAGSVADESDAEWDPLLDSLVADDDAPWPDDDPVAGAPIAPATETPMAPPMPNFGGGPLPGLGAMPAPTAGWETPGGLPFSRGEKDDPALQDLADDELPDVQEEDPSALDSPDSPDGQDDDPQSVASDAPSAGPTPVTLPDGETVTAASPQLAAAIQAAVGGTPIAEAFQHQGMTIPPPGTAVANPIDALQLGPGDIGMFTDRHALALGPDKALLDGQIQHIATVSGPSFLGWEHPPAAAAAATTPTKPEPPTPTRPATSSTT; translated from the coding sequence ATGTCGGCCTACGACGATCTCCTGGCCACCGTCAAGTCCGTCCGGGATCGCACCGGCGATCCCAACGCGTGGCAGACGGGGTTGGCTCCGACCGAAGTCTCCGCTGTCATCACGCCGACCACGCGCACCGACCAACTCGAGGCGATCGCGCGCAAGATCCGCCGACAGCACGCGGACGTGTTCGGGGCCGCGCCGGCGAGCGGCCCGTCCACGGGGCGACCGCCCGAAGGAACCGCGACACCCCCGGATCGGGAATCGGGCGCGGCGGCGGACGCGATCGCCAGCGCGGAAGCCGCTCTGGCACAGCAGAACTCGGCGAGCTCGCAATTGGACATGCAGGTGGTGTCGGCCATCCTGAACGCGCACCTGAGCGCGGTCGACGGCAGGGAAGCGCTCACCAAGTTGCAACACGAAACCGAAGCGGCGGTCCGGATCAGATCCGACCTCGACACTCCGGCGGGAGCGCGCGATTTCCAACGCTTTCTCATCGGCAAGCTCAGAGACATTCGAGCGGTGGTCCTGAACGCCAGCCTGGACGACACGTCGAAGTCGGCGCTGATGGCCGCCTGGACGTCGCTCTACGACGCGTCCAAGAATGAACCGGACCGGCCGGGCGAGCACGCGCCGGCGGCCGCCGTTGCCGAGTCGCCCGCGGGCAGTGTGGCCGATGAGAGCGACGCCGAATGGGATCCGCTGCTGGACTCGCTGGTGGCCGACGATGACGCACCGTGGCCCGACGATGATCCGGTGGCGGGTGCCCCGATCGCCCCGGCGACGGAAACTCCGATGGCGCCCCCGATGCCCAACTTCGGTGGCGGGCCCCTTCCGGGGCTGGGCGCCATGCCCGCCCCCACGGCGGGATGGGAAACGCCAGGCGGCCTTCCCTTTTCGCGCGGCGAGAAAGACGACCCGGCGCTGCAGGATTTGGCCGACGACGAACTACCGGATGTCCAAGAGGAAGACCCGAGCGCGCTCGACAGTCCGGACAGCCCCGACGGGCAGGACGACGACCCGCAAAGCGTTGCGTCCGATGCGCCTTCGGCCGGCCCGACGCCGGTGACCCTGCCCGACGGCGAAACCGTGACCGCCGCCAGCCCACAGTTGGCGGCGGCGATCCAGGCCGCCGTGGGCGGTACGCCGATCGCGGAAGCCTTCCAACACCAGGGAATGACCATCCCCCCACCGGGGACGGCGGTCGCCAACCCGATCGATGCCCTACAGCTAGGCCCAGGCGACATCGGCATGTTCACGGACCGGCACGCTCTTGCCCTGGGCCCTGATAAGGCGCTTCTCGATGGCCAAATTCAGCACATCGCCACCGTGAGCGGACCGAGCTTTCTAGGCTGGGAGCATCCGCCGGCGGCGGCCGCGGCTGCGACCACGCCGACCAAGCCTG